The following proteins are encoded in a genomic region of Triticum dicoccoides isolate Atlit2015 ecotype Zavitan chromosome 1B, WEW_v2.0, whole genome shotgun sequence:
- the LOC119327980 gene encoding 60S ribosomal protein L10-2 codes for MGRRPARCYRQIKNKPYPKSRYCRGVPDPKIRIYDVGMKKKGVDEFSHCVHLVSWEKENVSSEALEAARIACNKYMTKHAGKDAFHLRVRVHPFHVLRINKMLSCAGADRLQTGMRGAFGKPQGVCARVAIGQVLLSVRCKPNNAIHATEALRRAKFKFPGRQKIIESRKWGFTKFNRNDYLKFKSEGRILPDGVNAKLLGCHGRLANRAPGQAFLSAA; via the exons atggggAGAA GACCTGCGAGGTGCTATCGGCAGATCAAGAACAAGCCGTACCCCAAGTCAAGGTACTGCCGTGGTGTGCCTGACCCTAAGATCAGGATCTATGATGTTGGCATGAAGAAGAAGGGTGTCGATGAGTTCTCTCACTGTGTTCACCTTGTCTCATGGGAGAAGGAGAATGTGTCCAGTGAGGCTCTTGAGGCTGCCCGTATtgcttgcaacaagtacatgaccaAGCATGCAGGAAAGGATGCCTTCCACCTCAGGGTCAGGGTTCACCCGTTCCATGTGCTCCGTATCAACAAGATGCTTTCGTGCGCCGGGGCTGATAGGCTCCAGACTGGTATGAGGGGTGCTTTTGGGAAGCCGCAGGGAGTCTGTGCCCGTGTTGCCATTGGGCAGGTCCTCCTTTCTGTGCGGTGCAAGCCCAACAATGCCATCCATGCCACTGAGGCCCTTCGTCGTGCCAAGTTCAAGTTCCCTGGCCGCCAAAAGATCATTGAGAGCAGGAAGTG GGGCTTCACCAAGTTCAACCGCAATGACTACCTCAAGTTCAAGAGTGAGGGCAGGATCTTGCCTGATGGAGTCAACGCGAAG CTGCTCGGATGCCATGGCCGCCTGGCGAACCGTGCCCCTGGACAAGCTTTCCTGTCTGCCGCATAA
- the LOC119327970 gene encoding RING finger and transmembrane domain-containing protein 2-like → MDPPPPPPPQPAHGGYAARFSPAGLIHAPLSALLEYSSGVLRAQAGGGGPQRGEPAAGADGEVSIRIAGPDDAPGAGAGDAGGQQPADEEAPAAREDEAGAGGGSGRGDSPYQGYDVQRLARWVEHALPFSLLLLGVFIRQHLQGFFVMIWIAAVMFKSNDILRKQTALKGERKMPMLIGIIIVFTIHVFGVYWWYRNDDLVRPLVMLPPKEIPPFWHAIFFIAVNDTMVRQAAMVVKCVLLMYYKNSKGRHYRRQGQMLTVVEYSLLLYRALLPAPVWYRFFLNKEYGSLFSSLTTGLYLTFKVASMVEKVRSLLASVNALSHKDLHYGSHATTEQVLAAGDLCAICQEKMHTPILLQCKHIFCEDCASEWLERERTCPLCRALVKPGDIRSFSDGSTTLFFQLF, encoded by the exons ATGgacccgccgccccctcctccgccGCAGCCGGCGCACGGGGGCTACGCCGCGCGCTTCTCCCCCGCCGGCCTCATCCACGCGCCCCTCTCCGCGCTGCTCGAGTATTCCTCGGGCGTCCTGCGGGCCCAGGCCGGCGGCGGTGGGCCCCAGCGCGGGGAGCCCGCCGCGGGGGCCGACGGGGAGGTGTCGATTCGGATCGCCGGGCCCGACGACGCGCCTGGCGCCGGCGCGGGGGACGCGGGAGGGCAGCAGCCCGCGGACGAGGAGGCCCCGGCGGCGCGGGAGGACGAGGCCGGCGCGGGCGGGGGGAGCGGGAGGGGGGACTCGCCGTACCAGGGCTACGACGTGCAGCGCCTGGCCAGGTGGGTGGAGCACGCGCTACCCTTCTCCCTGCTCCTGCTCGGCGTCTTCATCCGCCAGCACCTGCAAG GTTTCTTCGTGATGATCTGGATTGCCGCAGTCATGTTCAAGTCCAATGATATCTTGCGCAAGCAGACCGCTCTCAAG GGGGAGAGGAAAATGCCAATGCTTATTGGGATTATAATAGTATTCACCATTCACGTGTTTGGAGTCTACTGGTGGTACAGGAATGATGACCTTGTTAGACCTTTGGTGATGCTTCCTCCAAAAGAAATACCTCCATTCTGGCATGCTATATTTTTCATCGCTGTGAATG ATACAATGGTCCGGCAAGCTGCTATGGTGGTCAAGTGTGTGCTGCTCATGTACTACAAAAACAGCAAAGGTCGTCACTATCGTAGACAG GGCCAAATGTTGACAGTTGTGGAATATTCCCTACTTCTGTACCGTGCGTTGTTGCCGGCTCCTGTGTGGTATCGTTTTTTCCTGAACAAGGAATATGGAAGTCTTTTTTCATCTTTAACAACTGGATTGTACCTTACTTTCAAGGTGGCATCAATGGTGGAAAAG GTTCGATCACTTTTGGCTTCAGTGAATGCGCTGTCTCATAAGGACTTGCATTATGGTTCACATGCAACAACTGAGCAG GTTCTTGCCGCTGGAGATCTGTGTGCTATATGCCAAGAAAAGATGCATACTCCCATCCTCCTGCAGTGTAAACATATCTTCTGCGAAGACTGTGCCTCTGAATG GTTGGAGCGGGAGCGGACATGCCCGTTATGCAGGGCGCTGGTGAAGCCAGGGGACATTCGGTCATTCAGTGACGGTTCAACGACCCTCTTCTTTCAGCTCTTCTAA